The following proteins are co-located in the Triticum aestivum cultivar Chinese Spring chromosome 1A, IWGSC CS RefSeq v2.1, whole genome shotgun sequence genome:
- the LOC123087986 gene encoding putative proline-rich receptor-like protein kinase PERK6, protein MDYQGNNLSDFFQANGHLVLKRVDNNYKLRSFTEKEIEHITDRYSTSLGSGSFGDVYKGRLDDQRPVAVKRYKNGTKKEEFAKEVIVHSQINHKNVVRLLGCCTEENALMIVMEFVCNGNLYNILHCSNADGPILFPLDKRLDIAIESAEALSCMHSMYSPVLHGDIKPANILLDEKYLPKLSDFGIARLLSTDEAQRTKIVIGCIGYVDPLFCQSGILTTKSDVYSFGVVLLEMITRKKATDGTTSLTQCFAEAMGSGKKVRQLFDVEITYDKKKMKLIEEIVKLAVTCLRLDDKMRPTMVEVADRLRRIRKALPKHKGESSTGPPYADINNWHIRRGNAQDVPTISLDEMKKITRNFSNGALIGESSQGRVFFKVLKYGPESAFNSSQEIDLKIEAISRLKHENVVQLLGCWVEGDEYVLAYEYTLGGTLHDILHSKGKKGVRGAKSRAALSWMQRVKIALSAAEGLEFLHHKAEPQVTHGNIISSKILLFDNDIAKVGDAGISNVLVSDNMSRCHSFRCGLDLDRMDGHGYHEDDYHVDLYSATGQCNTKSDVYAFGVVLLELLTGRKAVDHTLPRGRQSLVTWVCTLGEKGLCTHCDKNPFIWAYINSMEDNVLTETSLSEDKVQRCVDPRLEGDYPHNAVTKMGAIAALCVHYNPDLRPNMSTVVKGLRQLLHSEPCDLVS, encoded by the exons ATGGATTACCAAGGAAACAATCTTAGTGATTTCTTTCAAGCTAATGGGCATTTGGTACTTAAAAGAGTGGACAACAACTACAAACTGCGGTCTTTCACTGAAAAGGAGATAGAGCACATTACAGACAGATATAGCACTTCGCTTGGTAGTGGCTCGTTCGGTGATGTCTACAAAGGAAGATTAGACGATCAACGTCCAGTCGCAGTAAAGAGGTACAAAAATGGAACCAAGAAAGAGGAGTTCGCCAAGGAGGTGATAGTGCATTCCCAGATAAACCACAAGAATGTTGTCAGATTGTTAGGCTGCTGCACGGAGGAAAATGCCCTTATGATTGTTATGGAGTTTGTCTGTAATGGAAACCTCTACAACATCCTTCACTGTAGCAATGCTGATGGTCCTATACTCTTCCCTTTGGACAAACGTTTGGACATCGCTATTGAATCAGCTGAAGCACTATCATGCATGCATTCAATGTACAGTCCTGTCCTTCATGGTGATATTAAACCTGCCAATATACTGTTAGATGAAAAGTACTTGCCAAAGCTATCtgatttcggaatagcaaggctgCTTTCTACTGATGAGGCCCAGCGTACCAAAATTGTTATTGGTTGCATAGGTTATGTAGACCCTTTGTTTTGTCAGAGTGGGATTCTAACTACAAAGAGTGATGTATACAGTTTTGGAGTTGTTCTATTGGAAATGATTACCCGAAAGAAAGCGACGGACGGGACTACTAGTCTTACTCAATGTTTCGCCGAGGCAATGGGAAGTGGGAAGAAGGTGAGACAACTGTTTGATGTGGAAATTACCTATGACAAGAAGAAGATGAAATTGATCGAAGAAATTGTGAAGCTAGCAGTTACATGCTTGAGACTGGATGATAAAATGCGTCCGACAATGGTTGAGGTAGCAGATAGACTTAGGAGGATTAGAAAAGCTCTCCCGAAGCACAAGGGTGAAAGCTCTACAG GCCCCCCCTATGCGGACATCAATAATTGGCACATAAGAAGAGGAAATGCACAGGATGTACCAACTATTTCCCTTGATGAAATGAAGAAAATAACAAGGAACTTCAGTAATGGTGCTCTAATAGGAGAGAGTTCGCAAGGCAGAGTTTTCTTCAAAGTGTTAAAATATGGACCGGAATCTGCATTCAACTCTTCTCAAGAAATTGATTTGAAG ATTGAAGCAATTTCGAGACTGAAACACGAGAACGTTGTCCAACTTCTCGGATGTTGGGTCGAAGGAGACGAATATGTTCTTGCATATGAGTATACATTGGGTGGCACCTTGCATGATATCCTTCACAGCAAGG GTAAAAAGGGTGTCAGGGGAGCCAAGTCAAGGGCAGCTCTATCATGGATGCAGCGAGTGAAGATTGCCTTAAGTGCAGCAGAAGGGCTGGAGTTCCTCCATCACAAGGCAGAGCCTCAGGTCACCCATGGTAACATCATATCCAGCAAGATACTTCTCTTTGACAACGACATCGCAAAGGTTGGCGACGCTGGTATCTCCAATGTGTTGGTCAGTGACAACATGAGTAGATGTCATAGTTTTAGATGTGGCCTTGACCTGGATCGTATGGATGGTCATGGTTATCACGAGGATGATTACCATGTCGATTTATATTCTGCTACTGGACAGTGCAACACAAAGAGTGATGTATATGCCTTCGGGGTTGTGCTGCTGGAACTTTTAACCGGTCGTAAGGCAGTTGATCATACACTACCCCGCGGCAGGCAGAGCCTCGTGACATGGGTATGCACCCTTGGCGAGAAGGGCCTATGCACCCATTGTGACAAGAACCCCTTTATATGG GCATACATCAATTCTATGGAAGATAATGTGTTGACAGAAACAAGTCTTAGTGAAGATAAGGTGCAGCGATGCGTGGATCCAAGGCTTGAAGGAGATTACCCTCACAATGCTGTTACCAAG ATGGGTGCGATCGCAGCGCTATGTGTGCATTATAATCCAGATCTCCGACCAAACATGAGCACTGTCGTCAAGGGTCTGAGACAATTGCTGCACAGCGAGCCATGTGACTTGGTGTCATGA